One Comamonas endophytica DNA window includes the following coding sequences:
- the gltS gene encoding sodium/glutamate symporter, producing MQLSFSTYYTLICAALVLLAGKFLVQRIRFLRDFNIPEPVAGGLVAAALIFAVHEFTGYSITFSSGLQTGFMLLFFSSIGLSANFSKLREGGSALVLFLFIISIFIVVQNAVGIGLAAALGLDPLIGLIAGSITLVGGHGTAGAWAGVFEKEHGIQGALTLGIACATFGLVIGGLIGGPLAKGLVTRHRLRGHGDASVQSAPDEANFENPQKIRLITTNAAIETLALFAACLGFAEFMTGFAQGTAFELPTFVWALGGGVILRNTLDYVFKFQVFDRAIDLFGNVSLSIYLAIALLSLKLWELSGLAAPLMVILLAQTLTMGLYAAFVTFRVMGRNYDAAVLAAGHCGFGMGATPTAIANMQAITTQYGPSHKSFLIVPMVGAFFIDIVNAGMIQLFIKLLP from the coding sequence ATGCAACTGAGCTTCAGCACCTACTACACCCTCATCTGCGCAGCCCTGGTGCTGCTGGCGGGCAAATTCCTGGTCCAGAGAATCCGCTTCCTGCGCGACTTCAACATTCCCGAGCCCGTGGCCGGCGGATTGGTCGCAGCGGCGCTGATCTTTGCCGTCCACGAGTTCACCGGCTACTCCATCACCTTCAGCAGCGGCCTGCAGACCGGGTTCATGCTGCTGTTCTTCTCCTCGATCGGCCTGAGCGCCAACTTCTCCAAGCTGCGCGAAGGCGGCTCGGCGCTGGTGCTGTTCCTGTTCATCATCAGCATCTTCATCGTGGTGCAAAACGCCGTGGGCATCGGCCTGGCGGCGGCGCTGGGCCTGGATCCGCTGATCGGCCTGATTGCCGGCTCGATCACGCTGGTCGGCGGCCATGGCACGGCCGGTGCCTGGGCCGGGGTGTTCGAGAAAGAGCACGGCATCCAGGGCGCGCTCACGCTGGGCATTGCCTGTGCCACCTTTGGCCTGGTCATCGGCGGGCTGATCGGCGGGCCGCTGGCCAAGGGGTTGGTCACGCGCCACCGGCTGCGCGGCCACGGCGATGCATCGGTTCAGTCAGCACCCGACGAGGCAAATTTCGAGAACCCGCAGAAGATCCGGCTGATCACGACCAACGCCGCCATCGAGACGCTGGCGCTGTTTGCCGCCTGCCTGGGCTTTGCCGAATTCATGACCGGTTTCGCGCAGGGCACGGCCTTCGAGCTGCCGACCTTCGTCTGGGCGCTGGGCGGCGGCGTGATCCTGCGCAATACCCTGGACTACGTGTTCAAGTTCCAGGTCTTCGACCGCGCCATCGACCTGTTCGGCAACGTGTCCCTGTCGATCTACCTGGCCATCGCGCTGCTGTCGCTCAAGCTGTGGGAGCTCAGCGGACTGGCCGCGCCGCTGATGGTCATATTGCTGGCGCAGACGCTGACCATGGGGCTGTATGCCGCCTTCGTCACCTTCCGCGTGATGGGCAGGAACTACGACGCGGCCGTGCTGGCCGCGGGGCACTGCGGTTTCGGCATGGGCGCGACGCCCACCGCCATTGCCAACATGCAGGCCATCACCACGCAATACGGGCCCTCGCATAAGTCATTTCTGATCGTGCCGATGGTCGGAGCCTTCTTCATCGACATCGTCAATGCGGGAATGATCCAGCTGTTCATCAAGCTCCTGCCTTGA
- a CDS encoding SMR family transporter, with amino-acid sequence MSISYLYLALAIVCEVIATSFLRSAEGFTRLWPSVITATGYALAFFFLSLTLRTVPTGVAYAIWSGAGIVLVSAIAWFWQGQTLDAAALIGMGLIVAGVVVIQVFSRSVGH; translated from the coding sequence ATGTCCATCAGCTATCTCTATCTGGCGCTGGCCATCGTCTGCGAGGTCATCGCCACCTCTTTCCTCAGGAGCGCCGAGGGCTTCACGCGGCTGTGGCCCTCGGTCATCACGGCCACGGGCTATGCGCTGGCCTTTTTCTTTCTCTCGCTGACGCTGCGCACCGTGCCCACGGGCGTGGCCTATGCCATCTGGTCCGGTGCCGGCATCGTGCTGGTTTCGGCCATCGCCTGGTTCTGGCAGGGACAGACGCTCGATGCCGCGGCGCTGATCGGCATGGGGCTGATCGTGGCGGGGGTGGTGGTGATCCAGGTGTTTTCGCGGTCTGTGGGGCATTGA
- the map gene encoding type I methionyl aminopeptidase: MRRSSSPPIHTVADIAQARRAGQLAAEVLAMLVPHVRAGVSTNQLDKLCHDYIVDTLGCIPANIGYHGYTKTICASVNHVVCHGIPSDREVLKDGDIVNVDVALIKDGWFGDTSRMYMVGEPRAQARRLVRTAYEAMRAGVQAVRPGATLGDVGHAIESVARRARFTVVQEYCGHGIGRIYHDTPDVLNYGTPGQGLKLEPGMIFTIEPMLNAGKAATRELSDGWTVITNDKSLSAQWEHMVCVTETGYEVLTPWPEGTGDYPAL; the protein is encoded by the coding sequence ATGAGGCGCTCGAGCTCCCCTCCGATCCACACCGTCGCCGACATCGCGCAAGCGCGCCGTGCCGGGCAGCTGGCCGCCGAGGTGCTGGCCATGCTGGTGCCGCATGTACGCGCCGGCGTGAGCACCAACCAGCTCGACAAGCTTTGCCATGACTACATCGTCGACACGCTGGGCTGCATCCCCGCCAACATCGGCTACCACGGCTACACCAAGACCATCTGCGCCTCGGTCAACCATGTCGTGTGCCATGGCATCCCCTCGGACCGCGAGGTCCTCAAGGATGGCGACATCGTCAACGTTGACGTGGCGCTGATCAAGGACGGCTGGTTCGGCGACACCAGCCGCATGTACATGGTGGGCGAGCCGCGCGCCCAGGCGCGGCGCCTGGTGCGCACCGCCTATGAGGCCATGCGCGCGGGCGTGCAGGCGGTGCGCCCCGGCGCGACGCTGGGCGATGTCGGACATGCCATTGAAAGCGTGGCCCGGCGCGCACGCTTCACGGTGGTGCAGGAGTATTGCGGCCACGGCATCGGCCGCATCTACCACGACACGCCCGACGTGCTGAACTACGGCACGCCCGGCCAGGGCCTGAAGCTCGAGCCCGGCATGATCTTCACCATCGAGCCCATGCTCAACGCCGGCAAGGCCGCGACGCGCGAGCTCAGCGACGGCTGGACCGTGATCACCAACGACAAGTCGCTGTCCGCCCAGTGGGAGCACATGGTCTGCGTGACCGAGACCGGCTATGAAGTGCTGACCCCCTGGCCCGAGGGCACGGGCGACTACCCTGCCCTCTGA
- a CDS encoding ParD-like family protein, producing the protein MGIVKISDALHDSVRTASTALSRSINAQAEHWLRVGMMSELHPLLTYSDICQLLIQQAAPASFALPTQRPDAAPRPAPGAAQ; encoded by the coding sequence ATGGGAATCGTCAAAATATCAGACGCACTGCATGACAGCGTGCGCACCGCCAGCACGGCCCTGAGCCGTTCCATCAACGCCCAGGCCGAGCACTGGCTGCGGGTCGGCATGATGTCCGAGCTGCATCCGCTGCTGACCTATTCGGACATCTGCCAACTGCTGATCCAGCAGGCCGCGCCCGCGTCCTTTGCGCTGCCCACGCAACGCCCCGACGCAGCGCCACGCCCGGCCCCTGGAGCCGCCCAATGA